The proteins below come from a single Larimichthys crocea isolate SSNF chromosome XIV, L_crocea_2.0, whole genome shotgun sequence genomic window:
- the gc2 gene encoding retinal guanylyl cyclase 2: MQSQRCAFIILPQTWKQTRCKAPDVHPSSFPLSVNCLPPPCRTSAPSLHGLLRFLLVLLASLCLLPCPAQAAWFRVGVVGPWGCDPLFGKALPSVAAQLAINRINKDPSLSKAATFDYAVLQEPCETSRALESFIGFHTKASGYIGPANPAYCDAASMLSKGWNKALFPWGCVGYELDDIRSHPTFARSMPRPTWVLLSIVNYFRWAHIAIISSSDDIWVETATKVADSLRSHGLPVRLVSFMENTPHGIRRTLSKVRKMRELRIVILCMHSALIGGQVQKLLLETAYDMQLIDGSRVFIPYDTLLYSLPYRNVTYPALKSNKKLLRAYDAVLTVTIDSPEVSFYEAYRDAMERREVARTLNPQQVSPLFGTIYSSILLMAHAVHRLQQSREWMSGGNLAKHTRNLAFQGFSHPIKTNGSGEALLDYLILDTDGLSWELKPTYRIDMEAGKVFFLGRDIHFPRGYRPRTDSSCWFTPGVLCWGGVDLFVAGLDLFSTISMFLGATATTVFVAALVYCIRRRVNQIRLVKGPNKILLTLADVTFINPSLSNKKFSLDDSRVSGVRTASERSVTSPISTQTPATYENSNVVIYEGDWAWLKRLPDGTFSTINPKVSQVFELMKDMRHENINPFLGFFHDCGVFAIVTEFCSRGSLEDLLLNEDVKLDWMFKSSLLLDLIKGMRYLHNREVSHGRLKSRNCVVDGRFVLKLTDYCYTEVLEAQKFPYVEPPADELLWTAPEILRISGQLTLHGTPLGDVYSFAIIMQEVVIRGPPFCMLDLSAAEIIERVRKPPPLCRPVVSPDYAPMECIQLMKQCWNEQPEKRPTFEEIFDQFKNINKGKKTNIIDSMLRMLEQYSSNLEELIRERTEELEIEKQKTEKLLTQMLPPSVAEALKVGGTVEPEYFDSVSLYFSDIVGFTTISAHSEPIEVVDLLNNLYTVFDAIIGNHDVYKVETIGDAYMVASGVPVLNENRHAAEIANMALDILSAVGTFKMRHMPDVPVRIRIGLHTGPCVAGVVGLTMPRYCLFGDTVNTASRMEATGLPYRIHVHESTVKVLRDLNLGYKLELRGRSEVKGKGFEETYWLIGRDGFTKPLPVPPEVKSGISISVAAADSKDVKQVFHKAVKKISHVRVMTQVLQAPEEEDNVMMSHH, translated from the exons ATGCAATCACAGCGCTGTGCCTTCATCATCTTACCTCAAACATGGAAGCAGACACGATGCAAAGCTCCGGACGTCCACCCTTCatcctttcctctttctgtcaaCTGTTTGCCACCTCCATGCCGCACTTCTGCCCCATCCCTCCATGGCCTCCTGAGGTTCCTCCTGGTTCTCCTGGCCTCTCTGTGTTTACTACCCTGCCCTGCACAGGCAGCCTGGTTTAGGGTCGGGGTGGTGGGGCCGTGGGGGTGCGACCCTCTCTTTGGAAAGGCTCTCCCCAGTGTGGCGGCACAGCTTGCCATCAACCGAATCAACAAGGACCCCTCGCTGTCCAAAGCTGCAACGTTTGATTATGCTGTGCTGCAG GAGCCATGTGAGACATCCAGGGCACTGGAGTCGTTCATTGGTTTCCACACCAAGGCCTCAGGGTACATTGGACCAGCCAACCCAGCATACTGTGATGCTGCCTCAATGCTGAGCAAAGGCTGGAACAAA GCGTTGTTTCCGTGGGGTTGTGTTGGTTATGAGCTGGACGATATTCGGAGCCACCCAACCTTCGCCCGCTCCATGCCCAGGCCCACCTGGGTGCTGCTAAGCATTGTAAACTACTTCAGGTGGGCCCACATCGCCATCATCTCTTCCTCAGACGATATCTGGGTAGAGACGGCTACCAAG GTAGCTGATTCCTTGAGGAGCCACGGTCTACCGGTCAGACTGGTCAGTTTTATGGAGAACACTCCTCACGGCATCAGACGAACTCTGTCCAAGGTCCGCAAGATGAGAGAATTACGCA TTGTGATCCTCTGCATGCACTCAGCACTGATTGGTGGTCAAGTCCAGAAGCTGCTCTTAGAGACCGCCTACGACATGCAGTTGATTGACGGCTCCCGGGTCTTTATACCCTATGACACCCTGCTCTACAGTTTGCCCTACCGCAACGTGACCTACCCGGCTCTGAAGAGCAACAAGAAGCTGCTTCGGGCCTACGACGCCGTGCTGACCGTCACCATCGACTCACCCGAGGTGTCGTTCTATGAGGCCTACAGAGATGcgatggagagaagagaggtggCGAGGACGCTGAATCCACAGCAG GTGTCCCCTCTCTTTGGCACCATCTACAGCTCCATCCTCTTAATGGCTCATGCAGTGCATCGTCTTCAGCAATCTAGGGAGTGGATGTCTGGGGGAAATCTGGCAAAACACACCCGTAACCTGGCCTTCCAG GGCTTCAGCCACCCCATCAAAACCAACGGCTCTGGAGAAGCTCTGCTGGACTACCTCATACTGGACACAGACGGACTCTCATGGGAGCTGAAGCCAACATACAG GATCGACATGGAGGCCGGTAAGGTGTTTTTCCTGGGTCGAGACATCCACTTCCCCCGTGGCTACAGACCCAGGACGGATTCCTCGTGTTGGTTTACTCCTGGAGTCCTCTGCTGGGGAG gGGTGGATCTGTTTGTTGCAGGACTGGATCTGTTCTCAACCATCAGCATGTTCCTCGGAGCGACGGCCACCACTGTTTTCGTAGCGGCGTTGGTTTACTGCATCAG GCGCCGCGTCAATCAGATTCGACTGGTTAAGGGTCCAAACAAGATTTTGCTGACTCTGGCTGACGTCACATTCATAAACCCGTCTCTTAGCAACAAG AAGTTCAGTCTGGATGACAGCAGAGTCAGCGGCGTGAGGACCGCGTCCGAACGAAGCGTAACGTCGCCAAtctccacacaaacaccagctACCTACGAGAACTCCAACGTCGTCATTTATGAG GGTGACTGGGCGTGGCTGAAGAGACTTCCTGATGGGACGTTCAGCACCATCAACCCTAAAGTCAGCCAAGTGTTTGAACTG atgaAGGACATGCGTCATGAGAATATCAATCCTTTCCTGGGTTTCTTTCATGACTGTGGCGTGTTCGCCATCGTGACTGAGTTCTGCTCCAGAGGAAGTTTGGAGGACCTGCTGCTGAACGAGGACGTCAAACTGGACTGGATGTTCAAGTCGTCTCTGCTACTGGATTTGATTAAG GGTATGCGGTACCTCCACAACCGCGAAGTGTCCCACGGCCGTCTGAAGTCCCGTAACTGTGTGGTGGACGGGCGTTTTGTCTTGAAGCTCACAGACTACTGCTACACCGAAGTTCTGGAGGCTCAGAAGTTCCCCTACGTCGAACCACCAGCAGACG AGTTGCTCTGGACGGCTCCGGAGATCCTGAGGATTTCTGGCCAGCTGACGCTTCACGGGACGCCATTGGGCGACGTGTACAGCTTCGCCATCATCATGCAGGAGGTGGTGATCAGAGGGCCTCCGTTCTGCATGCTGGATCTGTCTGCCGCAG aaATAATAGAGAGGGTGCGTAAGCCTCCTCCGTTGTGTCGCCCGGTGGTCAGCCCAGACTACGCTCCGATGGAGTGCATCCAGCTGATGAAACAGTGCTGGAACGAACAACCCGAGAAGAGGCCAACCTTTGAGGAGATCTTCGACCAG ttTAAGAACATCAACAAGGGGAAGAAGACCAACATCATCGACTCCATGCTGAGGATGCTGGAGCAGTATTCCTCAAACCTGGAGGAGCTGATCAGGGAGCGAACGGAGGAGCTGGAGATCGAAAAACAGAAGACGGAGAAGCTGCTGACCCAGATGCTGCCTCC GTCTGTGGCTGAGGCTTTGAAGGTGGGCGGTACAGTCGAACCAGAGTATTTTGACAGTGTGTCACTTTACTTCAGCGACATCGTCGGCTTCACCACCATCTCAGCTCACAGCGAACCCATCGAGGTGGTCGACCTGCTCAACAACCTCTACACAGTCTTCGATGCCATCATTGGAAACCATGATGTCTATAAG GTGGAGACGATCGGCGATGCTTACATGGTGGCGTCAGGAGTCCCTGTCCTGAACGAGAACCGCCACGCTGCCGAGATAGCCAACATGGCCCTCGACATCCTGAGCGCCGTGGGAACCTTCAAAATGAGACACATGCCAGACGTTCCTGTCAGGATACGTATAGGTCTACACACAG GTCCATGTGTAGCAGGTGTGGTCGGCCTCACCATGCCCCGCTACTGTCTGTTTGGAGACACGGTGAACACGGCTTCTCGTATGGAGGCCACCGGACTGC cctACAGGATCCACGTCCATGAGAGTACAGTCAAAGTCCTGCGGGACCTAAATCTCGGCTACAAGCTTGAGTTGAGAGGCAGATCCGAAGTCAAG GGGAAAGGATTCGAGGAAACTTACTGGCTCATAGGGAGGGATGGATTCACCAAACCTCTGCCTGTTCCTCCAGAAGTCAAGTCCGG CATCTCGATCAGCGTCGCGGCGGCCGACTCGAAGGACGTGAAGCAGGTGTTTCACAAGGCGGTGAAGAAGATCTCTCACGTTCGCGTCATGACTCAGGTGTTACAAGCCCCCGAAGAGGAGGACAACGTCATGATGTCGCACCACTGA
- the irs4b gene encoding insulin receptor substrate 2-B: MWLFEKAETRTQEVLRAPGCQPPRAEPPGVLRQREEVQEQPALRCRRRGRCCRRLAAATAATAASGGAVAPSPPKRVIYLYQCFTVNKRADSKNKHLIALYTKDEYFAIVAENEQEQEDWYVAVSELMSEGKKGHLDSDDLDDGYGTVTPGTVFKEVWQVNVKPKGLGQTKNLTGVYRLCLSTKTIHLVKLNSETPCVNLQLMNIRRCGHSESFFFIEVGRSSSIGPGEIWMQVDDSVVAQNMHETILETMKALKAFAEFRPRSKSQSSGSNPMPFITTRRHLGNLPPSQTGLQRRSRTESVVGTPPSSKSSGASGYRFRTSSEGEGTMNRPFRSATGSLVHLNSARAHHGRQDGGGGSSSGSSVATGNAGTSTGSGRYVRAIPGSSSTSTYHARSASLPVSHFPSTTSPVSVSSSSGHGSVSDTLTRPSSASICGSPSDGGFNSSDEYGSSPGDFRYFRVRSNTPDSLGNTPPIREENCLNDYMAMGWNREVFGTSAGSGNNSGGDTPRDESTSTTEDERLSTSSTSSLRRRAHSFSRQAGGATGGSGVAVYQKMTQTNFSLDEGSDIVLPFGSGLLRGGPSSSSSSLRSDYSSCSEHSQQSRPSTLSRTETGGERPPLSSSSSAKEDSGYMPMMCGVAASPRDTPPDYMPMQPSSYSHPVSHSPQFHSPALGPRSAHHHPQLQSQSSTDSHGYMMMLPGSGSSPSPGQASPSPHSSSSMVGASGSDSIAERPENGEYMDMSYSSSGGRKLSNEASGGYYAPGTPEGTPKSYSPYFSLPRSYKAPTRERDEKEYGEYVPMSSPAKPVYSSVATPEKRAGGGSSTPSHPPPPYGAHHTTAAMADRRVVRPNRLPLGRRSFHGPLRVSEPSTASAGTSTSVPATVSSSEGPSSPGEYINIEFGDHYPHQQQPPAYPLATQDEAPSSVGSGDHRRSPPQPQTHQDYMSVEVGADQQDSAGCLGKNQSPRPSLVAPWNPPSYIRPLASNPGALASPGVPAGGHWRSMGDDYTDMTFNLSRGERTQTSPTAMLQHLCVIEGRYGHAPSASSSSSISPPLPPSSPGRAPTTHQPEPKVVRADPQGRRRHSSETFSSTSSSNSTPSGGGGGGGGGGPSSSAAHPASAAPNGSYLTEGQASRWSSSASFDSVWVSLEGLGDSLPAPHAPVRSMEMGATPGTSSSTSSSGRMCRNMSVGYQNGLNYIALELREDGSNTGGVTPGAGSSNGTAAAAAAAAGTVPLPENGAYASIDFTKSDGVTATTKD; the protein is encoded by the exons ATGTGGCTATTTGAGAAAGCAGAAACACGGACACAAGAGGTTCTTCGTGCTCCGGGCTGCCAGCCACCTCGGGCCGAGCCGCCTGGAGTACTACGACAGCGAGAAGAAGTTCAGGAACAGCCTGCGCTCCGCTGCCGCCGCCGCGgccgctgctgccgccgcctTGCCGCCGCCACCGCGGCCACCGCCGCCAGCGGTGGAGCCGTCGCCCCTTCTCCCCCTAAAAGGGTTATTTACCTCTACCAGTGCTTCACCGTGAACAAAAGGGCGGattccaaaaacaaacacctcattGCCCTTTACACTAAGGACGAGTACTTTGCTATAGTGGCTGAGAACGAGCAGGAGCAAGAGGATTGGTACGTGGCCGTCAGTGAGTTGATGAGCGAGGGTAAAAAAGGGCATTTGGATTCAGACGATCTGGACGACGGGTACGGTACGGTCACCCCTGGTACTGTGTTCAAAGAGGTGTGGCAGGTGAACGTGAAGCCAAAAGGACTGGGTCAAACTAAAAACCTCACAGGTGTTTACCGGCTATGCCTCTCAACTAAAACCATTCACCTCGTAAAGTTGAACTCTGAGACGCCCTGCGTTAACCTCCAGCTGATGAACATCAGGCGCTGCGGACATTCGGaaagcttcttcttcatcgAGGTGGGTCGCTCTTCCTCCATTGGGCCCGGCGAGATCTGGATGCAGGTGGACGACTCGGTCGTGGCTCAAAACATGCACGAGACCATCCTGGAGACGATGAAGGCGCTGAAGGCGTTCGCGGAGTTCAGGCCGAGGAGTAAGAGCCAGTCGTCGGGCTCCAACCCGATGCCGTTCATTACGACGCGGCGCCACCTCGGCAACCTGCCGCCGAGCCAGACCGGGCTGCAGCGGCGCTCCAGGACGGAGTCAGTCGTTGGGACGCCGCCGTCAAGTAAGAGCTCTGGGGCGAGCGGTTATCGCTTCCGGACGTCCAGCGAAGGCGAGGGGACGATGAACCGGCCGTTCCGCTCCGCCACAGGAAGTCTGGTTCATCTCAACTCGGCACGCGCACATCATGGTCGCCAGGATGGCGGCGGCGGTAGCAGCAGCGGGAGCAGCGTCGCCACAGGCAACGCTGGCACAAGCACCGGAAGTGGACGCTACGTCAGAGCCATCCCGGGGTCGTCGTCGACGTCCACCTACCACGCCCGCTCCGCCTCGCTGCCAGTGTCACACttcccctccaccaccagcCCAGTGAGCGTCTCATCCAGCAGTGGTCACGGCTCGGTCTCTGACACTCTCACCCGGCCGTCGAGCGCCTCAATATGTGGCTCGCCGTCCGACGGCGGCTTCAACTCTTCAGACGAGTACGGCTCCAGTCCAGGCGACTTCCGGTACTTCCGGGTGAGGAGTAACACGCCGGACTCCCTCGGCAACACGCCGCCAATCAGAGAAGAGAACTGTCTAAATGATTACATGGCCATGGGCTGGAACCGAGAGGTGTTTGGCACCAGTGCAGGCTCCGGAAACAACAGTGGAGGCGACACGCCGCGGGACGAGAGCACGTCGACGACAGAGGATGAGCGCTTGTCTACGTCGTCGACGTCGTCGCTGAGGAGGAGGGCTCACTCTTTCTCCAGACAGGCCGGCGGAGCGACCGGCGGTTCTGGGGTGGCGGTTTACCAGAAAATGACGCAGACCAACTTCTCATTAGACGAGGGCTCGGACATCGTGTTGCCGTTCGGCAGTGGGCTGCTCCGCGGCGggccgtcctcctcctcttcctccctccgcTCTGACTACAGCTCCTGCTCCGAACACAGCCAGCAGAGCCGCCCCTCCACGCTCTCCCGGACAGAGACCGGTGGCGAGCGTCCTcccctgtcctcctcttcttcagccAAGGAAGACAGCGGCTACATGCCCATGATGTGTGGCGTGGCCGCGTCGCCGCGGGACACTCCTCCCGACTACATGCCTATGCAACCCAGCTCTTACTCCCATCCTGTCTCCCACTCTCCTCAGTTTCACAGCCCAGCTTTAGGTCCCCGTTCAGCCCATCACCACCCCCAGCTCCAGTCCCAATCCTCCACAGACTCCCACGGCTACATGATGATGCTCCCGGGCAGCGGGAGCTCCCCTTCGCCGGGGCAGGCCTCCCCCAGCCctcacagcagctccagcatGGTGGGTGCCAGCGGGAGCGACAGCATAGCAGAGAGGCCGGAGAACGGAGAGTATATGGACATGTCGTACAGCAGCAGCGGGGGGCGCAAGCTCTCAAACGAAGCGAGCGGTGGGTATTACGCGCCCGGCACACCTGAGGGCACCCCAAAGTCTTACAGCCCTTatttctccctccctcgctcctaCAAAGCCCCCACCCGAGAGCGGGATGAGAAGGAGTACGGGGAGTACGTTCCTATGAGTTCACCTGCCAAGCCAGTGTATTCATCAGTTGCCACGCCTGAGAAGCGAGCTGGGGGAGGTAGTAGCACTCCGTCTCACCCGCCCCCGCCTTACGGAGCTCACCATACCACCGCGGCGATGGCAGACCGACGCGTCGTGAGGCCGAACCGCCTCCCTCTAGGTAGGAGAAGCTTCCATGGCCCGCTGCGGGTTAGTGAGCCCTCCACAGCGTCTGCAGGCACCTCCACCTCTGTCCCTGCCACTGTCAGCTCATCCGAAGGGCCCTCTAGTCCCGGGGAGTACATCAACATCGAGTTTGGGGATCACTACCCCCACCAACAGCAGCCCCCCGCCTATCCTCTCGCCACCCAAGACGAAGCGCCTTCTTCCGTGGGATCCGGAGATCACCGCCGCTCCCCTCCCCAGCCCCAAACTCACCAGGACTATATGAGCGTGGAGGTGGGGGCAGACCAGCAGGACAGCGCTGGATGTCTGGGGAAGAACCAGTCACCCAGACCCAGCCTCGTCGCCCCCTGGAACCCGCCCAGCTACATCCGACCCCTGGCTAGTAATCCCGGGGCGCTGGCCTCCCCCGGGGTCCCCGCTGGAGGTCACTGGAGGTCGATGGGGGACGACTACACGGACATGACCTTTAACCTCAGCAGAGGCGAGAGGACGCAAACGAGCCCCACGGCCATGCTGCAGCATCTCTGCGTGATAGAGGGACGTTACGGCCACgctccctccgcctcctcctcctcctccatttccCCGCCTCTCCCTCCGTCGAGCCCGGGGAGGGCGCCGACGACGCACCAGCCCGAACCCAAGGTGGTACGGGCCGACCCGCAAGGCAGGAGGAGACACAGCTCGGAGACCTTCTCCTCCACATCCTCCTCTAATTCGACTCCctccggaggaggaggaggaggaggtggaggaggcccTTCATCTTCAGCTGCACACCCCGCCTCAGCAGCCCCCAATGGATCGTACCTAACAGAGGGTCAGGCTTCCAGGTggtccagctcggcgtctttcGACAGCGTCTGGGTCTCCCTGGAGGGTCTAGGGGACTCATTGCCGGCTCCCCACGCGCCGGTGAGATCCATGGAAATGGGCGCCACCCCCgggacctcctcctccacctcctcctctggcaGAATGTGCAGGAACATGTCGGTGGGCTACCAGAACGGCCTCAACTACATCGCCTTGGAGCTGAGGGAGGACGGGAGTAACACGGGAGGTGTGACGCCGGGAGCTGGTAGCAGCAACGggacggcggcggcggcggcggcagcagcgggGACGGTGCCTCTGCCGGAGAACGGAGCCTACGCCAGTATAGACTTCACCAAATCAGACGGAGTCACCGCGACGACTAAGG actGA